Genomic DNA from Desulfuromonas versatilis:
TCAGCATTGCAAGGCCGCCGAGGATGACCAATAAGCCCAGATTGCTTGGGCGAACCGGGGAGGCGTTGAGCTCGGCCTTCTTCTGCAGGAGGAAATAAATCGAGATGACCGGGACCAGGAAACCGTGGGAATAGTTGGGGTCATTGCTCCACTGATCGACCATGCCAGGGAAGATTGTGGCATAGGCCGCGGCTAACAACGGAAGGGACAACAGAAGCGGAAACTTGTTATTGGAAATAGCTCTTGAAAATGTCAAAAGTCCCCCCCCACCAAAAAGGTCAAATGCGAATTTGATTCCGATTTATACCCCGAAATTGGCATATAAGCCTAAATTAGGCCTGATATTCACTTGGTTCTTTATGTTTGTCAGCAGTTACCTTGCTCCAACCCAAGGACCACCCTTAAGAGGGCTCGGGTTCGCTAGCAGCCACCTGCTCCCTCTTAATAGTTCCAAGAGGTTCCGGTTTTCTAAATTTGGTCCGCAAACCTAAAAAGGGCTGCTCAACTAAATGATACGAAAAAATTGCCGCAGCAAATGCCAGGATAATATTTAGTGGAAATGCGCATAATATTGATTCTGACGCCCTATTAAGGAAAGGCTGCTGCCAAAGATATAGGGAATAACTTAAAGCTCCCAAGTATGCAAAAATTCTTGAGTTGAGAACATGCCCTGTTCTTGTTTCAGGATTTCGAATTGCCCAATCAATTAAAAGGGCAATGACAAAATTCATCAAAGTGGTCCCTACCGTATAACTAATTGAAATATAGCTACTAAAATAATTCAGAGTTAAAACACCAAATGCGATTAGCGGGACCCATACACCACCAATACATCGGTCTTTAATTTTAGGTGCTCCCCAGTAATGTCGAAGGCCAGCTAAAAGGCAACCGGTGGCAAGAGCATCGCAGACAGTCTGAAAACTTTCTCCAATACCTGGACGTTGAGATGGGAAAAACTCCCAAGTCAAAACCCGGATAATCGGTACTGCGACAACTACTCCAAGGGCAAACCAAAGCCCCCTCCGGTTCCCAAAGAAAATGAGAGCAATAGGCCATAGCAAATAAAATTGCTCTTCCACAGCCAATGACCACAAATGACCAACCTCCCAACCACGATCATAATGATAATTCATGGTATAGGTGAGGGAGTGCAATACATCAGAAAACGAAAGTTGTATCCAACCAAATGAATTCGCAGTGACGACGCATGCGACAAAAAAGTATAAAGCTGGGAAAATCCTTATGGTCCGACGGATGTAAAAATTTTTGAGAGAAATCTGTCCATATTTTTCTCGCTCCTGGAGAAGGAGGGTTGTTATCAAAAACCCAGAGAGAACGAAAAAAATCCGCACCCCAAGGTTACCTACATGAAGTAAGTCACCAAGGCGACCTGGCAAAGTGAAGTAACGCGTGCCATTGCAATGGGCAAGCAGGACAAAGGCCACGGCAATACAGCGAATGCCATCCAGGCA
This window encodes:
- a CDS encoding acyltransferase family protein, encoding MSTSRIPCLDGIRCIAVAFVLLAHCNGTRYFTLPGRLGDLLHVGNLGVRIFFVLSGFLITTLLLQEREKYGQISLKNFYIRRTIRIFPALYFFVACVVTANSFGWIQLSFSDVLHSLTYTMNYHYDRGWEVGHLWSLAVEEQFYLLWPIALIFFGNRRGLWFALGVVVAVPIIRVLTWEFFPSQRPGIGESFQTVCDALATGCLLAGLRHYWGAPKIKDRCIGGVWVPLIAFGVLTLNYFSSYISISYTVGTTLMNFVIALLIDWAIRNPETRTGHVLNSRIFAYLGALSYSLYLWQQPFLNRASESILCAFPLNIILAFAAAIFSYHLVEQPFLGLRTKFRKPEPLGTIKREQVAASEPEPS